ctacgtcagcgttttgtgggctccacttttaaaaagtgtgaaaaaatgtcaaatccatggctcgaacccgggttattgagatataaacaccaacatttataccactaagctaaatgatactttgtacaatgatggtcgaacctaatatatatttatgaaggtcggaagttcttgcttcttcggcttcctctgaggaTCGGGCCTACAATTGCGTTATGGGTTtcaattttaaatgatattcatcatgttatatgaaaaaagctcaagtttgcaacaattatagttttctcatattgtaaattgttgtcgtttaacatgagtttgagttcttttcatcactgtctcaaacaagtctgagttacagagttgcacCATGTCTCtattcgtaatctattttttcaccggtgaactcttcatgtccacatcttaaatcgcttgatcataaatgttcatGATTTGTAGCCCCTATATAAatcctatatatatgattctcatctttgatgaacccaatctgcatctccacaaaactcattgattcctcttagattTAACcaacttctagaaaatgtttctctctgtctctccaATTCGTCAAACCGGCGTCTCGGCgcccgtcactcaaccttcgaatctctccgtcttggtcgtagtagtcagagcatagcctctgacTTCCTCGCTTCTGGGATTttctgaacttcaagaaagacagggagtttgtgggaatcacggttcttttccttgatgaaaaggtaagttaatcttcgatctataacacttatttaacataattgtcttaatttatttcttgattctttgttgaataatattatctgcagattccgtgattcatgggtttactcccatcggacgtgctaatcattacatgtcatctttgaaagctggttccattgtgaaagtcgatcgttttgaggtttctaggtgctcaagcatgtacaagataactgatcatccattcctcattcgtttcatcacACTAACCATTAtggatgaagtcatcacgggtgctcctgagatcaatcttcagtcaagattagactgttcgacaatctccaagtgattgcgaacacaaacctagaactcccagatatattatcatattgcatctgagtttatattatgttttgatatcataactgatatttaaactcacagatgtggttgggcaaatccgTTCTATCCAGGACTCTggcctcaccaaagaaacaactcgagtcgttatccgtctcctcattgatccgtaagaaataatcaacacataattctctttatattactgtctatattgttgctaacatcaataatcaaaaatatttcatacccaagatttgtggtattctatttatctctcttacttatcaatctaattttacacaaatctttattttactgtttaaaagaaaccacaataacccaaacaatcaaaacaccaaaaactagaatcccaaaaaagatgaatcattaatgatcacctctctttttgtctaatcttacaaataaacttcaaaacaaatataccaaaccaatcaactcaactaaaactcaacgacacatacattgagCCAGTTAAACAAAACTACACGGTcaaatatttaacaatttacaaacttactttcacagatgcttacgaagaagacgaagacgacaaccaagatcagtgaaattacctaaacaaaaaagcaaagtaagttacaaactctgataaatacaactaacaatgatttttgtttacatattacccatcaaataaaagagaaacaaacacagccacaccaggagatacaagagacaatctcaacagacacaaaggcggcaacaacatctccacctgctcactcctcttgtcttataaaaatagatTATATGCTCAATGTTAACATGCCAacgctattgtcttcttatgagaaatacatatattcgtttaaaactcattaagatccaaatactaattgtcactcattttatagttatttctacaagtcttcatatatttgttttaaaggtccggtaaaaacaacaagtttaaaagtaaaaaaacatataaccaacataataagaataaaaaaattattacttaatacacacaacttacacaactaaactggagaaaaaatatccagaaacaaaaggtactctcaacaaaattaatataatttatgtaatctcaacagtacaagtaacaaattaaaaagacaaacaaacaataagtctcagtgacacaacaaacaacactacgaactatatcaatcacattactaacacagtttagtccttCATGAGTGGAGAATAGTGGATACACAGtacatcatcacaactctaaccatataacaataaaaaacttaaaaaacaatgatcaacccaaaacgcgaaattcacagctacaataaccttaacaaatattgagatgaaacaagaaatatgtctacaactccgcgcttgcgcgggggtAATGCCCCTAGTTCGTTTAATTTTACAGAACAAAAAACTGGtttcaaaaccgaaaaaaacaattaacatATACTttgtgatttctttttttttatccaaaACTGGCCTCACTTTGTGATTTCTTAAAAAGcttaatttacatattttgacCATATATAAccaacaaaacagaaaaaaaaatcgcaAGAAAACAGAATCAAAACTTGAAAGAAACCTCAGTATATCTATTTAGAACAAAACTTATGTTCACTCATACGGTGAATGATTAAATTCACATCACCTTTTATAACTAACCAAAGTGCCATGTATGATTAATTAAAAAGTAATactgtttaaaaataaatggcTGAAAAAAACAACACTGACACTAATACCGTCTGcaaaacccaaaactctaaaaatctaaaatctaaaccctaaacctaaaacctaaactttaaaccccaaatcttaaaccataaactctaaatcctaaactctaaacccaaaatcctaaaccctaaacccaaaattctaaatcataaatcctaaatcttaaactataaccctaaatcctaaaccataaaccctaaatactatcttaaatcctaaatcctaaatccatCACTTGATTAGTGTtcgggtttaggatttaaggtttagagtttggggattgatgatttagggtttatagtttagagttttaaatttaggatttagaatttagagtttaggatctatagtttagagttttaggtttagggttcaggatttatgttttatggtttagagctttgggtttaaaatttagagtttagagttttgagtttagttttttagatttgggatttaaagtttagagttTCGAGTTTTGCAGACGTCGTTAATGTTAGTGTTATTTTTTCtcagccattttttttaaaaaaaaaatttttggacTAATTTTACATGACACTTTAGTTGTTATAAAAGGTGAAGTGAGTGTGAACCATTATATTCATCTATTTATTGGTAAATAGAAATCGTTATAATACTATGCGGTTATGCCAACagtagaaaaaaagaaacaatatcGTCATTATGTTTTAACATTTCCTTAACTAGAGGTTACCATTTAGCATCACATCATTTTATGGTTTGAATTCTCCATAGACAAACATGAGACACAAAGACCATAAACTAAAATTAGAGACATGATACTGAAAGTCCCATGTCCGACTCTATAGGATCTTTGATTCAGTCTTGTCTCTTTACAacctctctttttctcttctatTTTTACTTCTTTCAACTACCATTCTACTCCATTTATTTGTTCTCTTCTCCAtctattctttctttctctccacaaaCAATACAATAAAACAGTAAAAATGGCATTCGGAGAAGGACGTGGAAACAAACGCACTTCTACATCGTCCTATGCATCGACTATTTCAATGGTCGTCTTTGTAGCTTTATGTGTCATTGGTGTATGGATGCTTTCTACCAATTCCTTTATTCCGTCACAGATCACACAAGCTACAACTCGAACGGTCATCGCAGAGACGGAGAGGAGTGATGTGTCTGCCTCTTCAAACGGTAACGAAGAACCCGAACCAACAAAACCGGAGTCTGATGAGCATCCAACATTCCAGGACAATCCAGGAAAGCTTCCAGATGATGCCGTAAAGTCTGAAGACGAACAACAAAAGTCAGCAAAAGAGAAGACAAACTCAAAGGCAGGAGATGAGGGAGAGCGACAGAATCAAAAACAAGAGACCGAGACACAACAGAACAATGAGAAAGAGAATAAGAAGAACGATGAGGGTCAAGTGAAAGAAGTTGTTAAAGAGTTTGAGAAAGAACAAAAGGAACAACGTGAAGAGGACGCTGGGAGTCAACCAGGTAACAACAAAGGAACACAAGAGCAAGAGAATGTACAAGGGAAAGACATGCAGGACGTGAAACAAGGGCAAGATCAGGATTCTAATACTGACGTGACGTATACAGATGCGACCAAAGAAGAACTACCTTTGGAGGTGGGGAAGAGATACGCATCACAGAAGTCAAAGAATCAAGAAAACggacagcaacaacaacaacaagaggaGCAAAACTTAAAAAGTGAAGAAAACGGGCAACAACAACAAGATGATCAAAACTCAAAGAATGAAGAAAACggacagcaacaacaacaagaagatcAAAACTCAAAGAATCAAGAAAACggacagcaacaacaacaagagggTCAAAACTCAAAGAATGAAGAAAAcggacaacaacaacaacaacaacaagaggaTCAAAACTCAGGGAAGGAGGAGAGCGGACAGCAAAACATGGAGAACAACAACATGGTTAATGATGAAAACGTGAAGGAGCAGAAGAACATGAAGGATGAGAATGGACAAGAAGACGAACAAAGCACAACAAAGGAAGAAAACGTGGAGCAGCAACAAGCAGAGCAAAACGATGAGAAAAAACAAGAAGGCGCAGGAGCGAGCGGGTTTGGTTCTGGAATACCAAAAGAATCTGCAGAATCACAGAAGTCATGGAAGAGTCAAGCAACAGAGTCTAAGGACGAGAAACAAAGACAGACATCTGAATCAAACAATGCAGATAGTATAATGACTGGAAAGGCATGGGAGTTGTGCAATGCAACTGCAGCTTATGATTATATACCATGCCTAGACAACGAAGAAGCTATAAAGAAACTGACGAGTAGAGGACATTTTGAGCATAGAGAGAGGCATTGTCCAGAAGACCCACCAACGTGTCTTGTCTCCCTCCCAGAAGGGTATAAGGAGTCCATCAAGTGGCCTGAAAGCAGAGACAAGGTACATGATACGAAtccaaataagtttttttttttaaatgtgaaatagaTAAATGTTGACTTACTTGTGATCTAGTAGATATGGTATCACAATGTCCCACACACAAAGCTAGCAGAGGTGAAAGGACATCAGAATTGGGTGAAGGTCACTGGCGAGTTCTTGACGTTTCCTGGTGGTGGAACACAGTTCATCCATGGAGCTCTTCATTATATAGATTTTCTTCAGCAGGTGAACTCATTTCTTGAATTCAGGATGACATTTAAAACTGCACTAAGcaaatatataaagtataacTAAGATAAATACCCTTAAAAAAGCACTAAACCaactttttgttcaaaatagcACACAAGtagaaaaatcttcaaaataacattcactgaaaaataaaaaaaataaaaaaattatatacctttatatatttagatttagtgatcaaattttagggtttagtatttagtggTCGGAATTAAGATTAAGATTTAGGACGTAgggtaattaaatgtttttattgattaaaaaaatattaattcctCCGTATCACTTTACGtggtgtttaaatttttttattttgtttcataataagtgatGTTCTCACTattctatataaaatttaatgtcattaaaaatttgtgaccaattacaaaatagtgTGTGTTTTTCTTATTGGTTAGACTACTTTTATTTAATGCAATTTTTATATAACCAagataaactatataaaaatttgtaatttcTTAATCCTCGTGCAAAAACCTTAATAGTCACTGAAAATGATACATAAAGAGTAGTGTagagatttgtttttctttaaatgttatttttttgacaaaaattaaaaagtgcTATTTATGAGAATTATCCGAAATCTAAtgcatcttttcttttttctctatGGCAGTCTGTAAAAAGCATTGCGTGGGGTAAAAGTACTCGGGTTGTACTGGATGTTGGATGTGGAGTGGCGAGCTTTGGTGGTTTCCTCTTTGAAAGAGATGTTATAGCAATGTCTCTTGCACCAAAAGATGAACATGAAGCTCAAGTTCAGTTTGCTCTTGAAAGGAAGATTCCAGCAATCTCTGCGGTTATGGGCACTAAGCGATTACCATTCCCAAGCAGAGTGTTTGACCTTATCCACTGCGCTCGTTGTAGAGTCCCATGGCACAATGATGGGGGCATGCTTCTTCTGGAACTTAACCGGATGCTTAGGCCAGGAGGTTACT
The window above is part of the Brassica napus cultivar Da-Ae chromosome C8, Da-Ae, whole genome shotgun sequence genome. Proteins encoded here:
- the LOC106363434 gene encoding probable methyltransferase PMT27 codes for the protein MAFGEGRGNKRTSTSSYASTISMVVFVALCVIGVWMLSTNSFIPSQITQATTRTVIAETERSDVSASSNGNEEPEPTKPESDEHPTFQDNPGKLPDDAVKSEDEQQKSAKEKTNSKAGDEGERQNQKQETETQQNNEKENKKNDEGQVKEVVKEFEKEQKEQREEDAGSQPGNNKGTQEQENVQGKDMQDVKQGQDQDSNTDVTYTDATKEELPLEVGKRYASQKSKNQENGQQQQQQEEQNLKSEENGQQQQDDQNSKNEENGQQQQQEDQNSKNQENGQQQQQEGQNSKNEENGQQQQQQQEDQNSGKEESGQQNMENNNMVNDENVKEQKNMKDENGQEDEQSTTKEENVEQQQAEQNDEKKQEGAGASGFGSGIPKESAESQKSWKSQATESKDEKQRQTSESNNADSIMTGKAWELCNATAAYDYIPCLDNEEAIKKLTSRGHFEHRERHCPEDPPTCLVSLPEGYKESIKWPESRDKIWYHNVPHTKLAEVKGHQNWVKVTGEFLTFPGGGTQFIHGALHYIDFLQQSVKSIAWGKSTRVVLDVGCGVASFGGFLFERDVIAMSLAPKDEHEAQVQFALERKIPAISAVMGTKRLPFPSRVFDLIHCARCRVPWHNDGGMLLLELNRMLRPGGYFVWSATPVYQKLEEDVQIWKEMSALTKSMCWELVTINKDKLNGIGAAIYQKPTTNECYEKRKHKKPPMCKNNDDSNAAWYVPLQACMHKVPTNVVERGSKWPVSWPRRLQTPPYWLNSSQMGIYGKPAPLDFTTDYEHWKHVVSKVYMNEMGISWSNVRNVMDMRAVYGGFAAALKDLQVWVMNVVNINSPDTLPIIYERGLFGIYHDWCESFSTYPRSYDLLHADHLFSKLKARCNLVPVMAEVDRIVRPGGKLIVRDEANVIREIENMLKSLHWDVHLTFSKHQEGILSAQKGFWRPDTSQTST